One window of the Bos indicus x Bos taurus breed Angus x Brahman F1 hybrid chromosome 8, Bos_hybrid_MaternalHap_v2.0, whole genome shotgun sequence genome contains the following:
- the LOC113897798 gene encoding interferon omega-1-like, which translates to MACVLSLLMALVLVSYGPGGSLGCDLSQNHMLVGRKNLRLLGQMRRLSSRFCLQDRKDFTFPQEMVEGSQLQEAQAISVLHEMLQQTFNLFHTERSSAAWDTTLLEQLHTGLHQQLDDLDACLGQVMGEEDSALGRMGPTLAMKRYFQGIHVYLKEKEYSDCAWEIVRLEIMRALSSSTSLQERLRMMDGDLNSP; encoded by the coding sequence ATGGCCTGTGTGCTCTCTCTACTGATGGCCCTGGTGCTGGTCAGCTATGGCCCGGGAGGATCCCTGGGCTGTGACCTGTCTCAGAACCACATGCTGGTTGGCAGGAAGAACCTTAGGCTGCTGGGCCAAATGAGGAGACTGTCCTCTCGCTTCTGTCTGCAAGACAgaaaagacttcactttcccccaggagatggtggagggcaGCCAGCTCCAGGAGGCCCAGGCCATCTCTGTGCTCCACGAGATGCTCCAGCAGACCTTCAACCTCTTCCACACAGAGCGCTCCTCTGCTGCCTGGGACACCACCCTCCTGGAGCAGCTCCACACTGGACTCCATCAGCAGCTGGATGACCTGGACGCCTGCCTGGGGCAGGTGATGGGAGAGGAAGACTCTGCCCTGGGAAGGATGGGCCCCACACTGGCCATGAAGAGGTACTTCCAGGGCATCCATGTCTACctgaaagagaaggaatacaGTGACTGCGCCTGGGAAATCGTCAGACTGGAAATCATGAGAGCCTTGTCTTCATCAACCAGCTTGCAAGAAAGGTTAAGAATGATGGATGGAGACCTGAACTCACCTTGA
- the LOC113897799 gene encoding interferon alpha-H-like — protein MAPAWSFLLSLLLLSCNAICSLGCHLPHSYSLPNRRVLMLLRQLRRVSPSSCLQDRNDFAFPQDALGSSQLQKAQAISVLHEVTQHTFQLFSTEGSAATWDESLLDKLHAALDQQLTDLQACLRQEEGLRGAPLLKEDSSLAVRKYFHRLTLYLREKRHNPCAWEVVRAEVMRAFSSSTNLQERFRRKD, from the coding sequence ATGGCCCCAGCCTGGTCCTTCCtcctgtccctgctgctgctcagCTGCAATGCCATCTGCTCTCTGGGCTGCCACCTGCCTCACTCCTACAGCCTGCCCAACAGGAGGGTCCTGATGCTCCTGCGACAACTGAGGAgggtctccccttcctcctgcctgcagGACAGAAATGACTTCGCATTCCCACAGGATGCGCTGGGTAGCAGCCAGTTGCAAAAGGCTCAAGCCATCTCTGTGCTCCACGAGGTGACCCAGCACACGTTCCAGCTCTTCAGCACAGAGGGCTCGGCTGCCACGTGGGATGAGAGCCTCCTGGACAAGCTCCACGCTGCACTGGATCAGCAGCTCACTGACCTGCAAGCCTgtctgaggcaggaggaggggctgcGAGGGGCTCCCCTGCTCAAGGAGGATTCCAGCCTGGCTGTGAGGAAATACTTCCACAGACTCACTCTCTATCTGCGAGAGAAGAGACACAACCCTTGTGCCTGGGAGGTTGTCAGAGCAGAAGTCATGAGAGCCTTCTCTTCCTCAACAAACTTGCAGGAGAGATTCAGGAGAAAGGACTGA
- the LOC113897800 gene encoding interferon omega-1-like, with the protein MAFVLSLLMALVLVSYSPGGSLGCDLSQNHMLVGRQNLRLLGQMRRLSSRFCLQDRKDFAFPQETVEGSQLQEAQAISVLHEMLQQSFNLFHTERSSAAWDTTLLEQLCTGLHQQLDDLDACLGQVMEEEDSALGRTGPTLAVKGYFQGIHVYLQEKEYSDCAWEIVRVEMMRALSSSTSLQERLRKMGGDLNSP; encoded by the coding sequence ATGGCCTTCGTGCTCTCTCTACTGATGGCCCTGGTGCTGGTCAGCTACAGCCCGGGAGGATCCCTGGGCTGTGACCTGTCTCAGAACCACATGCTGGTTGGCAGGCAGAACCTCAGGCTCCTGGGCCAAATGAGGAGACTGTCCTCTCGCTTCTGTCTGCAGGACAGAAAAGACTTCGCTTTCCCCCAGGAGACGGTGGAGGGCAGCCAGCTCCAGGAGGCCCAGGCCATCTCTGTGCTCCATGAGATGCTCCAGCAGAGCTTCAACCTCTTCCACACAGAGCGCTCCTCTGCTGCCTGGGACACCACCCTGCTGGAGCAGCTCTGCACTGGACTCCATCAGCAGCTGGACGATCTGGATGCCTGCCTGGGGCAGGTGATGGAAGAGGAAGACTCTGCCCTGGGAAGGACGGGCCCCACACTGGCTGTGAAGGGGTACTTCCAGGGAATCCATGTCTACCTGCAAGAGAAGGAATACAGCGACTGCGCCTGGGAAATCGTCAGAGTGGAGATGATGAGAGCCCTCTCGTCATCAACCAGCTTGCAAGAAAGGTTAAGAAAGATGGGTGGAGATCTGAACTCACCTTGA